TGGGGCCCCCTCGAGATGGTtataacatcttctccatcaatcagagggggtagttcatcttcccgagctcgggaattattgttctGGGCAAGTGGTGCAGCGGCTGCcctttggctggtggaagcctgattagGGTTTCGGTTCCTTACGTATTGTCCGAAATaccccctcgagatcaatcctttgatctcattgtaacgacccgaatttgctaataaggcttagggccttgattagtgtgcctggagggcaataaatggattattatgttaatatatgaattaatgtgaatatatgataatgatgcatgtttagttgagttaaatgtgcatgtgggccccgtctggatattaggggcataaatgtgataaatgctatatatatgtgatatgtctgtgcagcacgatccgagacagtcctggggagcggttagccaggaagtcacaacggggtcgagaatccgactcggggcgagtcgaggggtaatttgggtattagatatattATGGGGATATCGGGAtagggaaataaatatttggagatatatttgatgatagaatgtttaggagggaatattggggaaatttaccattttgccctcggggacgttttggtaccccgagccttgaggtaaccacatagattaagttaaataaaaagaaagaaccaTTTAGGGGCTTGTAGAAACCGACACCTATTCTTACCTTTCAGCTGAAGATAGGTTCTTATCCTTTTATCTCCTCACTCTCTAAGGCAAATTCAAGGAAAACTTTGGGGAAATCAACTTAAAGCTAAGGGATTGCAGCTGCGGATTtaagggagcttgaagcttgaagattggaGCATAGAGGACTGGTTTTGAAGCTTAATCCAGCAAGGGTAAGCCTTAATTATGAAGATTAAGTTTAGATTTGCTGCTAGTTtattagagtttgcatgttggtTAAGTTTGATTTGTCTTGAGTGCTTTAGTTGAGCTTTGGAGCAGGTTTTAATGGGGTTTTGAttttgatattgagctggaatgattgtgttgattatctaggattgttagctaagttttagggtgaattggcttgaggaaaatatAGAAAATTGGTGAAGAAttatgggtttggaggtgagggccgcggccctaggaggggcgcgtcgcggcccgtgtgcacgcgcggccatgggaggccgagaagttcatgcgcgCTACGGctcgtgtgtgttgcaggggagtgctagcctctgttttgaggctagccgcgtcGCTTCAGGGTGGGGCAACGACTTTTAGtgctagtttgtgtttttaagggtgtttaggcttgggaactcaatggttaaggctcgagatggattttatcacccggattgatagaattcaagatgtcggaggttagggttatggctcaaagttatttattggattagaacatgatggatggatgttgttaatgtgttgtgactagggtttcggcgaggctcaagttagaggattgtgcttgggacatcggtgctcgggactcaggtaagaaaacccttgttcccacagagcttgtatgcagggctgagcccaatgtgtttgaattgcagggcgtagcccctttggttgtatttgctagtattctgtacttATTTAATATGCTAtgaatgttattatgtgaatgatcggcaaggaccggaaacggtgtaggccgaggacgGCAGGGGGCctggaacggcaaagggccgggaatggcgctaggcacgttgagtgcaaggccgggTACGACaagggggccgggagcagcgttgagcacgtggagtgcgagttgccagggcgagtccctaaaaggatacctgggatatccacacggtgtggaccgcgaacccagggcttggtaaacgcctgggacggctaggccatatgtgtttagcccattggtggcctgtttatatgtttgatatatgtgttgcatatgttatctgtttgtgtgttttcttactgggcttcggctcacagatgctctatggtgcaggtaagggtaaggagaaagccaactgaccatgagtgtagcaggcgtgaggcggtgtgtacatgttgggccagcctggctggcacagccagaggattttgggagatggttataaataaacctagattttttcgtttagtcgacttggttcagtttataagttgtaaatatttctagactgtattttgggatcccaagtgttaaacttttatgatttacattgaaatggaattatttctaaagtttttctctgtttatggtttaattacactgtttgacttaaaacctcgattagcgagttgttgcacgtttttaaactcacttagtaacgactctaaggaagtagggcgttacactcatcggttgtatgcccgatATCTATGGGAATCTACAATACTTTCTAGAAtctcttttcgccttttggttcatcatgggatcaggtcgtctgaaagggacctggttttcattagctaggtagaTATTTTCCCAAGACTCATtaagctcggtatacaccttgtatacggagaagtatctttcccctttcttcttctttcccccatccgcctcagggttattcccttcatttttctttctcttggaagggttgtcCCCGGGGGGTTTTGAAGTTTTAGGATCCGCGAAGGTCAAGGTAGAGTTagcgtttgttgttgtagttgcGGGCTGAggggtcatattcaatgctgacctcgcctcctctacattaacaaacctctgagctctttgattgaacttggttaaggaccttacatgttttctttgtaagtcttcccagagaggactccTAGGCATTACTCTGGCTCGAACGACCATTAAATGTTCATTGGTCGACATCTCGAGCCCgagcgacttccaagttaaaccttgtgagataaccttttagtgactcatttggctgctgtcagacattggtcaaggcagaagCCTCGGGCCTGATGCCGACCATGactttgaattgtttcttgaaatctctcaatagttgatcccaagaagcaatcgaatgtcttttgtatttttcaaactagttttttgctggtcccgtgagagaggctgggaacaacatacacctgagTTCGTAGCCCACTTTACTGGCTCAcataattgtgttgaacgtgCTTAAGTGGCTGTATGGATATGAATTTCCATTGAATGGCAGGACATGAGGAATtgtaaatccttgaggaaacggggtgttaGAAATATGCAgggcaaagggctcgagttcctcatcgaactcttcgtcccgttCTCGGCTACGTTCGTTCTGCAAGAGCCTAATGCTCTTTCCAGttgctcaatcctttcttggaccgGATCTACGGGAGGTCTGGCCTGAATCGGggggaactggttatcgttgattacaactccagttccccgTCTCGGTGCGGGATGTTTGTGCCCATTGAGATGATCTCTCAGATCTGGATTCGAGGGGTTATCACGTCCTcgattatggtttaaatgctCCCGTAAATCTAGGTGATCTCCTCTATTTCCGGCGTTCCTGGGCTCTGGGTTATATATACTCACAGATCTAGTGTCACCCGAGCTTTCGCTGATatggctcgttgcatgattattACGAGATGGGTTTCCTGCTGATCTCCTTGTCTCAATAGtttgagatcgagacatttggctccTCGTGGGATGGGGACCCCTACGCTCCCTAGCAGTTTCTTCATTCCCATGTCTtcgcccagctcgcctttccctatcacgatGGGTCGGTTGCGCATCCCTCCGAACtagcgaggggtgccttattggcgatggtgggtgccttattggagaaGGTGGCCATCGTCCATTatggggcctagaaggccctgaatTCACTCGATCAGGCTTTGGCACATTCTGCGTGGCACTAGGATTTCGGGTCCGAGCCTttgagggggctcggttattccccatTCTTGCTAGTGCCTCTGCAGTTGGGTTGGCAGCACCTTTAGCCCGGTTACCTCTCCGGGGTCTCGGTGGGACAGGCTGCTCtgctggtggcggaggttgctccgctctCCTGGTGGCCGCATTTTTACGCGGTAGCCCTCGAGGCCTACGAGGTGGgacatgaacgtcccgcggaggtggAGCTTGGGCATCTTGCGGAGGCAGGGCTTGAGCTGTCTGCGCTTCAagagctagtctggctagctcttcgttgCGTTTTTTAGCTTCTGCTAACTGTTTACGCGGTTGGCGATTCTCGAGTTCCacgattgggacatatctctcaggattgtagtacatatcctcgtcggccctgggagcaggtggtcctcgagagtcggatgaatcactcctctcatcaggatcagaattcaccataggttGCTTTCCAGAGTGTCGGGGGTACTCATCTTCATCTAGAATTTCCTCCTCcagaatattgggatcatttgcagccATTGTTAATTCGAGAAGCTTTCTGACTAAACAAATTCACGCACACACTGTTTAatgactctcaatgaaagcaccaaacttttgacgctgtttttcgtcaacttaaaaaggagagcaattaaacaaagatatatcagaggaaataaaagaagatgaaaatatgatcttttttacgtggttcagcagttaaatcggcttagtccacgagtctgtattataaGTACTTGGGAGTTTTCTGCAAACTTTTTGgggaatagttgcccagagttttctctcaagatcttaGAATTTCGGTCCcctacaaatggagtttccttctctatttatagagaaggtttcagaattcattcccacatatttcgagaagagattctgtaaatcaaataatataatgccattTAATGCCTTATTTCCTACGTACATGGaaacatcccataaaatgtgggattggataacaaattgtataatatcccttaaacattgggattttacaacaataaatacattcatatgTAATCGATTAGCTCAGATACGGAGTCCATTACATCTCCGAGACTATCTGTCAATCATGAGCTCGTCATCTTACTTCGCCTATATTTATAGCAAGTATCCATTGATGAAGTCAtcacattcgagcttacacttaCCAAGCTCGAACCATCTCGTCTGAAGGCAAGAGATGCATCaggaaatatatacaagtgttgaCCCATGGCTATTGTGAGCTCAgagcatattcgaggctacacactcTTCGAGCTTTCGAGGTCGTTATTTACAGCAACACAGTCTAACTGAAGGGTCATATGACGACCGTacatatttcgagcttacacctaatgAGCCTAGATTTCAGGATCATAACttctcatgctcgaaatctgggtgtaacaatattaaaaactaaaaatatttattaaaaaaatatattaatttataattctgaaataaaattaaaaactaaaccCTAAATtttcccctcttcttcttcttgcaacTTCTTCATTCGCAGGCCTTTGCTCTGTCTCGCGCAATCCAACACAGCACAACCCCAACCTCGACCCTCTTCTTCTTCCCCTTTGTCTTGCAACTTCTCCATTCCCAGGGCTGGGCTGATGAAGAACCTGACCCTCTGAGGTTTCGAAACATGCATGGTGAGAGAAAATAGGTGCGACAATTTTCTTTTTGAGGCAGAGTTGGGTGGTGCAATGGGACATGCAACTTGGCTGCGTGGTGGTGGCGAGTTGGTTGTGGTGGTGATGGGCTGAGGGCAGCGAAGGTGGTGGTTTGGAGGTCGCGATTAGGTTGCGTGGGTGGAGTTGCGCTAGGTTGCGCCTGGGGCAATAagatatgtaaaaaaaaaaaaggaaaagggatgaagaagaagaggggtacgagagagaggagagagagtgaACTTTGATTTTCctttttaagtttttttagtttttagttattagttatttttaaattaaaataattaataaaatatgatataGATGAATAAGAGATTGTCAAGTGTGTTAACTCATATTCATAATAGTAgataatagaaaaaataaatgataaatgtgGATCCTAGATTTGCTAAGGAACTGTGAATTTTGAgctttaattgaaaaaaattggAGGTtaactataaaaaataaaaaaaaatacaaataaggaGTTTTGAAGccaattaaaaaaaagaaaacatgAAGTGGATGTTGGCGTGGGAAGAGTGGGGGATTAGATTGTgctaaaaaacaaaaaaggcgAAAATGATCGGAAAGAAGATGGTTCGGAGAGACATACAAATACAAGAAAAGAAAGAACCATTCACAACGAAGGAAAGTAGACTCGCACTCACTACTCTTCTCTTCTGAGCGAAAGAGCAGTTGAGTGAGTGAGTGAGGGACTCTTCGATCTCGACATGTTCCGTCGCCTCTTCCAAGCTACCACCGCCAACCAACTTTCCTCTGCTCTCACCGTTCTCTCTCTCCGATCCTTCTGCACCTCCTTTCGAAGTAACATCTATCTCTCTTTCTCTACATATGAACCTAGTTATGGGCTGTGATGGAGGGTTTATTAGTTCCTTGTATTTTAACTTGTGATTTTGGTGCAGATGTTGAAAGTTTGGAACTTGCAAAATCTACCACCTTCATTCACCCCACTGCCATTGTTGACCCCAATGCTAAAGTTGGTCTGGTACTTGTGTATTCTGCTTTGCAACATGACCCTGTGAACTTTTCTAACTATGTCTATTAGTTATCGTCTACCTGGGTGGTTTTAGCTTCAATTGTTGCGGATGTTGATGAAATTATTTGTCTATATGATTCAGGGTGTTTCCATTGGTCCCTTTTGTACTGTTGGGTCCTCTGCAAAGCTTGGGAATGGTTGTAAATTGCATACGGCAAGCCATGTATATGGTAATACAGAATTGGGGGACGATTGCATTCTGATGACGTGAGTTTGGACATTGGTTTATGTATTATTTTTGgttaaacattttctttttgctCCACATTTGACTTGATTAACTTTTTAAGGCAGTGGTGCTGTGGTTGGTGATGATCTCCCAGGGCGTACTGTGATGGGATGCAACAACGTTGTGGGACATTATGCCGTTGTTGGGATTAGAGGCCAAGATTTGAAGTACAAGGTCAGTTTCAAACTGGTTTGATATTAACTTGTCACTTTTTTGAATGTCATAATGTGATACTATGCTAGCATTTTAAAATCTTCTATGCTTAGCATACATGCACTTTACAATGGAACCAGTTTATACTGTAAACTTAAATGAAGTCAGTACACCATTATTGAGTGTCTTCTGTCACCGTGAGTTGTTCTTTAGTCTCAACAATTATTCTGATTGAAttattttttctcttcttttaaaTGCTCATCATGGGTATAATTTGGTTTATTAAATTCCTCTTCTATATGGGTGCTAGTACATGGAATCTCTCCTGCTCTCTCTATGTGCTTGCTAGTTAATTACCATTAGCATCATTGTCTTTTCTTCACCATCATTATGTCCACCACCGGTACAGTCATTTAAGCTAGTATAAGTTTCAAGCATGTGTGGCTCCTTTACTCAATTATGTCTGTTTATTTTATTCCATGCTTTAGCCAGGTGATGAATGTTTTCTTGATGTTGGGGAGAACAACGATATCAGAGAACATACGTCAATACACCGATCTTCAAAATCAAGTGACAAAACTGTATGTGAAAAAGAAATCCATGTTTTGTTCTCCAAACAGCCTTATATTTCAAGCAATAATGTTGCTATTCTCTCTCTCATTATGTAATCAGGTTATTGGAAACAACAATCTGATCATGGGCTCTTGTCATATTGCTCACGATTGCAAAGTAGGAAACAATAATATTTTTGCAAATGGCACGCTTCTAGCAGGACATGTTGTGGTTGAAGTAAGTTCTTTCTTGTTTCTGCAATAAGATGACTGCAATTCTCGCGTAAGTTTTACAGGTAGAGTTTGTCGTGAAGTTATATTAAGTGCTTCAATACAGGACTTTGCTCACACTGCTGGAGGTGCTGCTGTTCATCAGTTCTGCCATATTGGCTCTTTCTCGTTCATTGGTGCTGGTGCAATGGTATGGTCATTAACTTATTTTTCTTACAATAGTCAGTTGTTTATGTCCAACTTGGATATAAGTTATTGAAACTGCTATTTGGAATGTGTCAGTACTTCAAATGGTGCGTATCACAGAATTGTTGTTTTTCCTTAACAGATATACATGCTATAAATTAGGGTCATATTTGGATAGTGGGTTTGGATTAAAAAGTACaagagaaaaaaatatagaagaaTGAATTAGTTGATCATTTGCCaatattaaattagaaaaaaataagttGGATGCAAAgtagcaatttttttttcttaccaAGGAAATATATGGAGATGGGGATTGGATGAATTAAATTATCTAAATTTTTCAATAGGATTAAGTTATCCTAAATTAGAGGGATTATTTaggttcttatattaatttttccAATATCCTCTCTAATTTAATAACAAAACTACTTCATTAAAATTATTCAATCTCATCCTCCAAACGTGACCTAAGAGGATTTTTATTACCCTATTAGATAGATAGATAATAAGTATATTAATTTCCAATGTTTGGTTTGTTGTTTTCTGAAGGTTAAAAAGGATGTTCCAAAGTACATGATGGTTGCAGGAGATGGACCTGAGCTTCGCAGTTTGAATTTGGAGGGCCTTCGACGCAATGGGTTTACAGCTACTGAGGTTTGCATTGACaaacaatattttaaaataaaatatactaTGTTCATTTTAGTTTTAATTGATGAAAGAGCTTGTATTACTTTGGACAAGGACCTAGATCACAAGCCTAAGAACAGCTTACAGAAAGATTTTCATGCCCTTTCAAGAGGATGCCAGGGGTTTCGAAGAACGTCTTGCAGAAGTGGTAAATCCTGACTCAATTTGTTTCATACCCGTTCagccaaattattatttttaaaaaaaaaataaaaagtacaagAGAACTATAGCAGagtataaaatgatttttttatggAAGTTCTATCTATGTTGCAGGAGCAGGATGAGAAACTGGCAAATGTTCCTGCAGTATGTTACATGGTTCATTCTATTCGCAAATCTCTTGAAGGAGAGCGACGAGGAATATGCAAACATAGACTTTGGAATAGCTCTTAAATCCATCTTATAGTATGTATTTGTATCTTTCTATAAGTCTCATAATACAGCAATTATAAACAGACCATTTTTATTCATCTTAACCCCGTTGGTCCCAAATTGATGGTAAATAGGATACATATAATTATTCTGGCTGAACATTGAAAATATGTTGCAATTTTTGTTACATTTGTGCTTTTTTTAACCTTCAAGTAATATAATGCATTTCTTATGAATTATATTTATAATACCCCCATTTACTGTTGGTCCTAGTAATGTATTACATGCACATTTATTTTTAGTGGATATCTTAATAATATAGCACGACTTAAATTTAGCTTTCTAaaaggtgagagagagagagagctttaaCTGTTCATTGCTGCAGTCACTGAGTGATTTTGATTTCCTTTTTCAGAAGATTAAACCCAACTTTTGATATCTCGTAAGGGGGTGAAGGACCTGGACTGATATCATGTGAACGAAGACTTAAACATGCAGCTTTTGAGTTGAGTTATTTTGAAGGTAGATTCTTTAGCACTTGCTTTATTATATAAAAAGAATCTTTGTATTGATAAAGGCTGTAATTGCAGAGAGAATATGCGGATGGAAACTacgacacatatatatatatatttatgtgtataatAGGCATGGAGTAAGTCATAACGTATATGTAAAGGGAATGACCAGTTGAGTTTGTTGTTTAGTGGTAATTAGCTTAGAAATTTCGTTGAATGATGACAGAACTCAATTAGTTGGTTAAGTGCTAATTAATATGACCATATAAATAAGTACAAGCTTATTGGTAGAAGCAATTGAATTCTTTGGATAGCTTTCTTTGGGGTTTGGATTCTTATGCATTTTCAAGGACATTACATGATGCTATTTTCCATTCTATAAGCTTACTTGAATAATATATTGGACGTTGGATGTTGGTATTTGCTTTTGATGATAAGCAAATCCATGTAAAATCTTTAGCTGACTTAGACTTAGACTTTTACTTCACATTTTCATTTCTTTTAATCAATTTCTATGAAGCCTTGATGCCTATTGGTTACTGCCTTGAATTGATTGCTTACAACATTGCTTAGGATAAATTAGTCACGAAAATCAATGTTGACTTTATCAAAGAAATGCTGATTGATATTCAATATATTGATGATTTTCACTGAAATAGGTTGGGTTGGGATCCCAAGTCAGTCCAGATATAGTTGATCCAAAATTTTGTAATATAACTTCTCACCATTCACACTGGTCTGGTTGAGAAAATATGTTAGGTATGGGACTTTCTAATTGGAACAAGATGTTTCATTTAGCTTAGGTGCTACGTAGGGCTGGTCAGATCTGGGACCCAGGTTACATGACTCCACTCATTCTTGATTTCTCACAACACTTTTTTGCATTTTTTTAATAAGTTAAATACATTTTGACAAAATAGTTGATAATAAAATAGTCTTCTCAACATAATAATTTGTAAACATTTGTATATTTGCAAAGCATATTTTTAAAAAAGATGCTAGTTTGCAATAAAGTAGAAAGAACAGCGTTTGGATTGTCCTCGTCATCACAACAGTGGACTCCAAACAAACTTTAATCTAAACACTATGAAAGACCAAGACTGAAAATTTGCTGTAAATAAGGGTGACTAACTTTGAATAGGCTTGTCAAGTTGTTTGATTAAAAATTATGTACACATTTTTTTCCTTCTGTCTTTTGCATAACAATCCTTCGTAAATCTTAAGTTTCATCTTCCTCCGACTCAGAC
This genomic interval from Humulus lupulus chromosome 8, drHumLupu1.1, whole genome shotgun sequence contains the following:
- the LOC133797194 gene encoding probable acyl-[acyl-carrier-protein]--UDP-N-acetylglucosamine O-acyltransferase, mitochondrial; amino-acid sequence: MFRRLFQATTANQLSSALTVLSLRSFCTSFRNVESLELAKSTTFIHPTAIVDPNAKVGLGVSIGPFCTVGSSAKLGNGCKLHTASHVYGNTELGDDCILMTGAVVGDDLPGRTVMGCNNVVGHYAVVGIRGQDLKYKPGDECFLDVGENNDIREHTSIHRSSKSSDKTVIGNNNLIMGSCHIAHDCKVGNNNIFANGTLLAGHVVVEDFAHTAGGAAVHQFCHIGSFSFIGAGAMVKKDVPKYMMVAGDGPELRSLNLEGLRRNGFTATEITSLRTAYRKIFMPFQEDARGFEERLAEVEQDEKLANVPAVCYMVHSIRKSLEGERRGICKHRLWNSS